The following are from one region of the Thermoproteus uzoniensis 768-20 genome:
- a CDS encoding tRNA (N(6)-L-threonylcarbamoyladenosine(37)-C(2))-methylthiotransferase: MRIYVETYGCWLAKADAQILLQRLGGAVAESPRDADLVLVYTCAVREDGEVRQLRRLGQLASESKRLVVAGCLAKARPYTIRQVAKNAELLYPEQVEGGEGRSMSVLPEPDGGLIYTVPLQVGCLGNCTFCITKYTRGGAGYVKSAPPDLVVEYVKKAVAKGAKEIYLTGQDVITYGFDARWRRGWNLPDLLEKILSQVEGDYRIRIGMSEPWVFGKFADAILDIVKRDERVYRYFHLPVQSGSDEVLRRMGRRYTADEYRGLISKIKRELNDDVFVATDVIVGFPGETEEDFRATLRLMEELEFDKVHVARYSRRPFTEASVMPEQIPDAVKKQRSKIASELALKIAHARNSRLIGRRLKVLVDEVDHGLVVGRAPDYRQVVVGRGEGPLGSFLEVEIERAEPVYLWAKGVYRTT; the protein is encoded by the coding sequence GTGCGGATCTACGTCGAGACCTACGGCTGTTGGCTAGCCAAGGCGGACGCCCAAATACTGTTACAGAGGCTGGGCGGCGCCGTGGCCGAGAGCCCGCGCGATGCCGACCTCGTCTTGGTCTACACGTGCGCGGTTAGGGAAGACGGCGAGGTGAGGCAGTTGAGGAGGCTTGGCCAGCTCGCCTCCGAGTCCAAGAGGCTTGTGGTCGCCGGATGTCTAGCCAAGGCGCGGCCCTACACCATACGGCAGGTGGCCAAGAACGCCGAGTTGTTGTACCCGGAGCAGGTGGAAGGCGGCGAGGGGCGGAGCATGTCGGTTCTGCCGGAGCCCGACGGAGGCTTAATCTACACAGTGCCCTTACAGGTGGGGTGTCTCGGCAACTGCACTTTCTGCATAACTAAGTACACTAGAGGCGGCGCCGGCTACGTGAAGAGCGCCCCGCCTGATCTAGTCGTGGAGTACGTGAAGAAGGCCGTCGCCAAGGGCGCCAAGGAGATCTACTTGACGGGGCAGGACGTCATAACCTATGGCTTCGACGCCAGATGGCGGAGGGGCTGGAACCTCCCCGACCTTCTCGAGAAAATTCTGTCTCAGGTCGAAGGGGACTATAGGATAAGGATAGGCATGTCGGAGCCGTGGGTGTTCGGGAAGTTCGCCGACGCTATTTTAGACATAGTTAAGAGGGACGAGAGGGTTTACAGGTACTTCCATCTGCCGGTCCAGTCGGGTAGCGACGAGGTGTTGCGCAGGATGGGGAGGAGATACACCGCCGACGAGTACCGAGGCCTTATCTCCAAGATCAAGAGGGAGCTCAACGACGACGTGTTCGTAGCCACAGACGTGATAGTGGGGTTTCCCGGAGAGACCGAGGAGGACTTTAGGGCTACCTTGAGGCTCATGGAGGAGCTGGAGTTCGACAAGGTGCACGTGGCGCGCTACAGCAGGAGGCCGTTCACGGAGGCTTCTGTGATGCCGGAGCAGATACCGGACGCCGTGAAGAAGCAACGTAGCAAGATCGCCTCAGAGCTCGCGTTGAAGATAGCGCACGCGAGGAACTCCAGACTGATCGGCAGACGGTTGAAGGTGCTGGTCGATGAAGTCGACCACGGCCTTGTGGTGGGGAGGGCGCCGGACTACAGACAGGTCGTGGTGGGCCGCGGCGAAGGGCCTCTGGGCTCGTTCCTGGAAGTCGAGATCGAGCGCGCCGAGCCGGTGTACCTCTGGGCCAAAGGCGTCTATAGGACCACTTGA